The following proteins are encoded in a genomic region of Sulfurimonas sp. HSL3-7:
- a CDS encoding prepilin peptidase, producing MLALVTFIFGAVIGSFLNVVIYRLPRGESVAFPASHCQSCHTPLKPWHNIPVLSWLFLRGKCAFCGEKISIQYPLIEILSGLLFMSIFLKNDLSLATFGIAAAFLTLLTLSMIDFYYKAVPDSLNLLALTLAVFSVNDVQMLGINFVNALLLAGGFTLLRFYLSYYLYARTKAFVKPTKKAAWVRNYNPMPLYFEAMGEGDIMVAATMGALMGVQLSLVAVFLSALIALPAILLTQGRDADSHRLPFVPFLALAAYIVYMLDAPVLAYLKGLYG from the coding sequence GTGTTAGCACTTGTCACATTCATTTTCGGTGCCGTTATCGGCTCCTTTTTAAACGTCGTCATCTATCGTCTGCCCCGCGGCGAGAGTGTCGCTTTTCCGGCTTCACACTGTCAAAGCTGTCACACCCCGCTCAAGCCATGGCATAACATCCCCGTCTTATCATGGCTCTTTTTACGCGGCAAGTGTGCCTTCTGCGGCGAGAAGATCTCCATACAGTATCCGCTGATCGAGATATTGAGCGGCCTGCTCTTTATGAGCATCTTTTTGAAAAACGACCTCTCGCTTGCCACCTTCGGCATTGCGGCGGCATTTTTAACCCTGCTGACACTCTCGATGATCGACTTTTACTATAAGGCCGTGCCCGACAGCCTCAACCTGCTTGCATTGACCCTGGCGGTCTTCAGCGTCAACGACGTCCAGATGCTGGGCATCAACTTCGTCAACGCCCTGCTGCTTGCCGGCGGTTTCACCCTGTTGCGTTTTTATCTCTCCTACTACCTCTACGCACGGACCAAAGCCTTTGTCAAACCGACAAAAAAAGCCGCCTGGGTACGAAACTACAACCCCATGCCGCTCTATTTCGAGGCGATGGGCGAAGGCGACATCATGGTTGCGGCAACCATGGGCGCGCTTATGGGTGTTCAGCTCTCTCTGGTCGCCGTCTTTCTGTCGGCACTGATCGCGTTGCCTGCCATCTTGCTGACACAGGGCAGAGATGCCGACAGCCACAGACTGCCGTTTGTCCCGTTTCTGGCACTGGCCGCTTACATCGTCTACATGCTTGACGCACCTGTATTAGCTTACTTGAAAGGACTTTATGGATAA
- a CDS encoding peptidylprolyl isomerase, protein MTITKDALVTLNYRLTNSEGELLNPDQEPLIYLHGGHGHIFKKVEEALEGKSVGDSICITLSPAEAFGEYDEELVVEEPLTELPDELFVGMEIDGYMEESPDDVIIYTVREIHDDRALLDGNHPMAGETLTFEGTIEDIQEISEEAIREILEHHHHH, encoded by the coding sequence ATGACCATAACCAAGGACGCGCTCGTCACCCTCAACTATCGTCTTACGAACAGCGAGGGGGAGCTTCTCAACCCCGATCAGGAGCCGTTGATCTACCTTCACGGCGGCCATGGCCATATTTTCAAGAAAGTCGAAGAGGCCCTGGAAGGGAAAAGCGTCGGTGATAGCATTTGTATCACGCTCTCTCCGGCCGAAGCATTCGGGGAGTATGACGAAGAGCTGGTTGTCGAAGAGCCCCTCACCGAGCTTCCCGATGAGCTCTTTGTCGGGATGGAGATCGACGGGTACATGGAAGAGTCTCCCGATGATGTCATCATCTATACGGTCAGAGAGATCCATGATGACCGCGCCCTGCTCGACGGCAACCATCCGATGGCCGGAGAGACGCTCACCTTCGAGGGAACAATTGAAGATATTCAAGAGATAAGTGAAGAGGCGATCCGCGAAATCCTGGAACACCATCACCATCATTGA
- the truA gene encoding tRNA pseudouridine(38-40) synthase TruA, whose product MRVKMTIAYNGADFFGSQVQKETEQTVNGTIENALRQLQIEDKVTASGRTDRGVHATRQVLHFDLPPFWNDLEKLEKNLRRMLPKSIAIRRLEKADDSFHARYSAKKRSYRYLLCTQTPNPFLADLITYVDALDEAKIKEAIKLFEGVHNFEYFKKNGSDTTNFVREVYKTRVYNHKGCTVLYFEANGFLRSQIRLMVGFLLEISAGRYTKEDLKTQLSLEKQFKLKPAPHEGLYLCNIKY is encoded by the coding sequence ATGCGCGTCAAGATGACCATCGCCTATAACGGCGCCGATTTTTTCGGTTCACAGGTGCAAAAAGAGACCGAGCAGACCGTCAACGGCACCATTGAAAATGCCCTCCGACAGCTCCAGATCGAAGACAAGGTCACCGCTTCGGGACGCACCGACAGAGGCGTGCACGCCACACGGCAGGTGCTCCACTTCGACCTTCCCCCGTTCTGGAACGACCTTGAGAAGCTGGAGAAAAACCTCAGGCGGATGCTCCCCAAAAGCATCGCCATCCGCCGGCTCGAAAAAGCGGACGACAGTTTCCATGCCCGCTACTCCGCCAAAAAACGCAGCTACCGCTATCTCCTCTGCACCCAGACACCCAACCCCTTTCTGGCCGACCTGATCACCTATGTCGACGCACTGGACGAAGCAAAGATCAAAGAGGCGATCAAGCTCTTTGAGGGAGTGCACAACTTTGAGTACTTCAAAAAGAACGGCAGTGACACGACTAACTTTGTCCGCGAAGTCTACAAGACAAGGGTTTACAACCACAAAGGCTGCACCGTCCTCTACTTCGAAGCCAACGGTTTTCTCCGCTCGCAGATCCGCCTGATGGTCGGTTTTCTGCTCGAGATCAGCGCCGGCAGATATACTAAAGAAGATCTGAAAACACAGCTTTCACTTGAGAAGCAGTTCAAACTCAAACCCGCCCCGCACGAAGGGCTCTACCTCTGCAACATCAAGTACTGA
- a CDS encoding glutamate synthase subunit beta, with translation MGKVTGFREFKRKEFAYAPVAKRITHFREFITPLPEAEMKEQGARCMDCGIPFCHSFSGCPLGNVIPQFNDEVYRGEWKDAFVTLMGTNNFPEFTGRVCPAPCETACVLGINDDPVTIKNIEFSIIDRAYREGWIQPIPPKKRSGKKVAIIGSGPSGLACAAQLNKAGHWVSVYERDERIGGLLRYGIPNFKLQKREVLQRRIDLMKEEGIAFVTNAYIGVDIPVKELEENHDAVVLAVGATMPRDLPIANRDAKGVHFAMEFLAQNNRRIEGEAIPKEKEVLATGKHVVVIGGGDTGSDCVGTSVRQNAASVIQIELLPKPPGERTEAMPWPTYPRLFSVSSSQAEGCVREFGILSKSFVKDEAGNVCGINCVKIAWEEKSPGILGGFKEIEGSGFVLKADLVLLAMGFLGPEPYGAVAGFDVELDERGNVRTDANYASSKKGVFAAGDARRGQSLVVWAILEGRECAHAVDEYLAQRPSTLNVKNHSQREYRFRL, from the coding sequence ATGGGAAAAGTAACCGGTTTCAGAGAGTTCAAACGTAAAGAGTTCGCCTATGCGCCTGTCGCAAAGCGCATAACGCATTTCAGGGAGTTTATCACGCCCCTTCCCGAAGCAGAGATGAAAGAGCAGGGTGCACGCTGCATGGATTGCGGTATTCCCTTCTGCCACAGCTTCAGCGGCTGCCCGCTGGGAAATGTCATCCCGCAGTTCAACGACGAGGTTTACCGGGGGGAATGGAAAGACGCCTTTGTGACGCTGATGGGGACGAACAACTTTCCTGAATTTACCGGCCGCGTCTGCCCCGCACCCTGTGAGACGGCCTGTGTCCTGGGGATCAATGATGACCCCGTGACCATCAAGAACATCGAGTTCTCTATCATCGATCGGGCGTACCGCGAAGGGTGGATACAGCCCATCCCTCCTAAAAAACGCAGCGGAAAAAAGGTCGCCATTATCGGTTCCGGACCGTCGGGACTCGCCTGTGCCGCCCAACTCAACAAGGCAGGCCACTGGGTCAGTGTCTATGAACGCGATGAGCGGATCGGCGGGCTGCTGCGTTACGGTATCCCCAATTTTAAACTGCAGAAGAGAGAAGTCCTTCAACGCCGCATCGATTTGATGAAAGAGGAGGGGATCGCATTTGTCACCAATGCCTATATCGGCGTCGACATCCCGGTTAAGGAACTCGAAGAGAACCACGATGCTGTTGTTCTGGCCGTCGGTGCGACGATGCCGAGGGATCTGCCGATAGCAAACCGCGACGCGAAAGGTGTCCACTTCGCGATGGAGTTTCTCGCTCAGAACAACCGCCGCATCGAAGGTGAGGCGATCCCTAAAGAGAAGGAGGTTCTGGCGACCGGCAAGCACGTTGTCGTGATTGGCGGCGGGGACACAGGGTCGGACTGTGTCGGCACGTCGGTGCGGCAGAACGCGGCCTCCGTTATCCAGATTGAGTTGCTGCCCAAACCGCCCGGCGAGAGAACAGAGGCGATGCCATGGCCAACCTACCCTAGGCTTTTCAGTGTCTCCAGTTCACAGGCTGAGGGGTGCGTGCGGGAGTTCGGGATCCTCTCTAAATCGTTTGTCAAAGACGAAGCGGGAAACGTCTGCGGGATAAATTGTGTCAAGATAGCGTGGGAAGAGAAGTCGCCAGGGATCCTGGGCGGCTTCAAAGAGATCGAAGGGAGCGGCTTCGTGCTCAAGGCCGACCTCGTCCTGCTGGCAATGGGCTTTCTGGGTCCGGAACCCTATGGGGCCGTCGCAGGATTTGATGTCGAACTCGACGAACGGGGCAATGTCAGGACGGATGCAAACTACGCGAGTTCAAAAAAAGGGGTTTTCGCCGCGGGCGACGCGCGACGGGGACAGTCTCTGGTCGTCTGGGCCATCCTGGAAGGGCGTGAATGCGCCCACGCGGTCGACGAATACCTTGCACAGCGGCCAAGCACACTCAACGTCAAAAACCACTCCCAGCGCGAGTACCGCTTCCGGTTGTAA
- a CDS encoding LptF/LptG family permease yields MDKLRRYIISNFSLSFFSIFLPLFAIASVIFMIKLAAFTAYIQLNAWEMFKLYLFVLPELFFYTLPITFFVAAVLALFRLSTDNEMVILFTLGIRPNYLLKVLMVPALILSTVLFFDFFYLFPHAKTLSINFVKQKKSEAKFNLSASEFGHNFGSWLLYIGEDNKDKTFGDVVLFHKDKEEEIIIGAKKAEITNNNGLLRLKLDEGIGYSYDTDTLTQMKFETLFINNIMTTDQRKHLSAYDYWFHNEPKLQKIHTKKLISDILLSLFPVLSLFMVLAIGVAHVRHQKAYVYLFLFGSILIYYGLSIGLVNTLGYYTIAVVLLGWLGITYPYYRRKIVKRF; encoded by the coding sequence ATGGATAAGTTGCGCCGGTACATCATATCGAACTTCTCACTCTCGTTTTTTTCGATATTTCTACCTCTGTTTGCCATCGCCTCTGTCATCTTTATGATCAAGCTGGCTGCCTTCACGGCCTATATTCAGCTCAATGCATGGGAGATGTTCAAACTCTATCTCTTTGTCCTGCCGGAGCTCTTTTTCTACACCCTGCCCATCACTTTTTTCGTCGCGGCAGTCCTGGCACTTTTTCGCCTCTCCACTGACAACGAGATGGTCATCCTCTTTACGCTCGGGATCAGACCCAACTATCTACTCAAAGTGCTGATGGTACCGGCACTGATCTTAAGTACGGTACTCTTCTTTGACTTTTTCTATCTTTTTCCGCATGCAAAGACCCTCTCGATCAACTTTGTCAAGCAGAAAAAGAGTGAAGCAAAATTCAACCTCAGTGCCTCGGAGTTCGGACACAATTTTGGATCATGGCTGCTCTACATCGGCGAAGACAACAAGGATAAGACTTTCGGCGATGTCGTCCTCTTTCACAAAGACAAAGAGGAAGAGATCATCATCGGAGCCAAAAAGGCAGAGATCACCAACAACAATGGTCTACTGCGCCTTAAACTCGATGAGGGGATCGGCTACAGTTACGATACCGACACCTTGACACAGATGAAATTCGAGACCCTTTTTATCAACAACATCATGACGACGGATCAGAGAAAGCATCTCTCGGCCTACGACTACTGGTTCCATAACGAACCCAAGCTGCAGAAGATCCATACCAAAAAGCTGATCAGCGATATTCTCTTGTCACTCTTCCCGGTGTTGAGCCTCTTTATGGTTCTGGCCATCGGCGTTGCCCATGTACGCCACCAAAAAGCCTATGTCTATCTCTTTCTGTTCGGATCTATCCTTATCTACTACGGTTTGAGTATCGGCCTGGTCAACACACTCGGATACTACACCATCGCTGTTGTGCTTTTGGGTTGGCTTGGCATAACCTACCCCTACTACCGGCGCAAGATCGTCAAACGGTTCTAA
- a CDS encoding carbon-nitrogen hydrolase family protein, whose protein sequence is MTKTIKVGAIQMTCVPGRVEQNLEHAEALIRQAAEKGAELLLLPELMPGGFMLTEEVWETAETINGRIVRWLLDTSKRFGLYIGFSFLEADGEDFYNSFILSDPKGKLLGRVRKKPPASVESYFYKAGNDRHVIATELGRIGVSICYENLLYDHICFLHSENADLLLSPFAAGRPNPFIPGDIKRFDRMITGSRAILSRTLGVPVIMANQTGPLETDLPDNLPYLKSSFPGLSCIVDADGTVKQELGDEEGVIVADVSVGGHHTRAMSPAKYGKMWAVPVPWYAFIWPLSQRWGEKSYAKNPRRKKRALAISGGTKNTSSK, encoded by the coding sequence ATGACAAAAACGATCAAGGTCGGCGCCATACAGATGACCTGCGTACCGGGAAGGGTGGAACAGAACCTGGAACATGCCGAGGCCTTGATACGGCAGGCAGCAGAAAAAGGGGCAGAACTTCTCCTGTTGCCCGAACTGATGCCCGGCGGTTTTATGCTGACAGAAGAGGTATGGGAGACGGCAGAGACCATCAACGGACGTATTGTCCGGTGGCTGCTGGACACGTCCAAACGCTTCGGTCTCTATATCGGCTTTAGTTTTTTAGAAGCAGATGGCGAGGACTTTTATAACAGTTTCATACTTTCAGACCCCAAGGGAAAACTACTCGGCCGCGTACGCAAGAAACCGCCCGCTTCTGTCGAATCCTATTTTTACAAAGCCGGCAATGACCGTCACGTCATTGCAACTGAACTCGGCCGCATCGGCGTGAGCATCTGCTACGAGAACCTCCTCTACGACCATATCTGCTTTCTTCACAGTGAAAATGCCGATCTTCTCCTCTCACCCTTCGCCGCCGGCAGGCCAAATCCCTTCATTCCCGGAGATATCAAACGCTTTGACAGGATGATTACCGGCAGTCGTGCGATCTTGTCCCGGACACTGGGTGTTCCGGTAATAATGGCTAACCAGACAGGCCCTTTGGAAACAGACCTTCCCGACAATCTGCCCTACTTGAAAAGCAGCTTCCCTGGCTTGTCATGCATCGTGGACGCAGACGGCACTGTGAAACAGGAGCTTGGAGATGAAGAAGGTGTAATTGTCGCCGATGTCTCAGTAGGGGGTCACCATACCCGCGCCATGTCTCCTGCGAAATACGGAAAGATGTGGGCAGTACCCGTTCCCTGGTACGCCTTTATCTGGCCATTAAGCCAGAGATGGGGTGAGAAGTCCTATGCCAAGAATCCACGTCGGAAAAAACGGGCCCTAGCGATAAGCGGTGGCACGAAGAACACGTCGTCCAAATAA